The following nucleotide sequence is from Azoarcus sp. CIB.
CCGTTCCACTTCTGGTTGCCGCATGCGATGGCCGCCCCGACGCCCGTGTCGTCCTATCTTCACTCGGCGACGATGGTGAAGGCGGGCGTCTTCCTGCTCGTGCGGCTGTGGCCGGCGCTAGCCGGAACGGCGGAATGGAACTGGATCATCGGCGGCGCCGGGGTGTGCACGCTGCTGATCGGCGCTTTCATCGCGATTTTCCAGCACGATCTCAAGGGCCTGCTCGCCTATTCGACAATCAGCCACCTCGGGCTGATCACGGTGCTGATCGGCATTGGCACGCCCCTAGCGATCGTCGCGGCGATCTTCCACATCCTCAATCACGCCACCTTCAAGGCTTCGCTGTTCATGACGGCCGGCATCATCGACCACGAAACCGGGACCCGCGATCTGCGCGTCCTGCGCGGACTGCGTCATCAGCTGCCGGTCACCACGGCCTTGGCCATCGTCTCCAGCGCCGCCATGGCGGGGGTGCCCCTGCTGAACGGCTTCCTGTCCAAGGAGATGTTCTTCGCGGAAACGGCTCTGGTGGGCGGCGACGAGCACTGGTGGATGTCCATCGCTGCCGTGGGGATGGGCATGTTCAGCGTCGCCTATTCGCTGCGCTTCATCTCGATTTTCTTCGGCACGCCCACGGTCGCATTCCCGCGCGAACCACACGAGCCGCCGCGCTCGATGCGGTTCCCAGTGGAACTGCTGGTAGTCGTGTGCCTGATGGTCGGTATCATGCCAAACGTGAGTATCGGGCCCATCCTCCATCTGGCCGTCACCGCGACATTGGGTGCGAGTACGCCCGAATACGACCTCGCCCCCTGGCACGGGCTCAACCTGCCTCTGCTGATGAGTGTGATTGCCCTTAGCGGCGGCGTAGTGCTCTACGTCGTGCTGCGCCGCTACTTCAATCTGCGGCAGCGCGAACAGGTTCCGCTCATCTACCGCTTCAACGGGGCTCAAGCCTACGAAAGCTCGATGATGTTCCTGACACGCTCGGCACAATGGCTGCTGCACCACCTGGGCACCGCACGCCTGCAACCGCAATTGCTGATGATGATGTTGGCGATGCTGGTGATTCCCCCGCTGCTCGTCGGCACGCCGCGAGTGTGGACCGAGATTCCGCTGCACGAACCCGACCCGCTGTTCGCGGCCATCTGGGTCATCGGCTGCGCCTGTGCGCTGGCGGGGGCGTGGATGGCGAAATATCACCGGCTGGCAGCCCTGATCCTCATCGGCGGAACGGGCATCGTGACTGCGGCCACGTTCTTGTGGCTCTCAGCGCCCGATCTGGCGCTGACGCAACTGATGGTGGAGACGGTCACGACCGTGCTGATCCTGCTCGGGCTGCGCTGGCTGCCGCCGCGCATCGAACCCAAAGTGCTCCATCTCACGATTCCGCGCAGCGTCTGGATGCGGCGCTCGCGCGACATGGTCGTAGCGGTCGTGGGCGGCCTCGTCATGGCGCTGCTGACTTACGCGGTACTGGTGCATCCCGCCCCCGCGACGATTGCCGATTTCTTCCTCTTGCGCGCTTTGAGCGAAGGCGGCGGGAGCAACGTCGTGAACGTGCTGCTGGTTGATTTCCGCAGTTTCGATACGTTGGGCGAAATCACGGTGCTATCGGTCGTCGCGCTCACGGTGTACGCGCTGCTGCGACGCTTCCGCCCCGCAGCGGACAGCGCCAGCGTGCCCGCGCAGCAAAGGAACACGGCCGATCCAGCAAGCAGGCAGGCTCCAGCCGAACAGGCCAACCGCGGATACCTCCTGGTAGCTGGAATCTACTTGCGCATGCTGTTGCCGTTCATCGGGGTGATCGCGGCCTACTTCTTTATGCGCGGACACAACCTGCCGGGTGGCGGCTTCGTTGCGGGCCTGATCTTCGCAGTGGCCATTCTCGTGCAATACATGCTGGCCGGTACGGTGTGGGTGGAGAGCCACCTTCAATTGCGGCCGCACCGCTGGCTGGGGTTCGGTCTGCTGCTGGCGTGTGCAACGGGCCTGGGCGCATGGGCGTTCGGCCATCCATTCCTCACGACCCATACGGCGCATGTCGATTGGCCGCTGCTGGGCGAACTGCACCTACCCAGCGCCTTCGTGTTCGATCTAGGCGTGTTCGCCGTCGTGGTCGGCACGACGATGCTGATGCTGGTCGCGCTGGCTCACCAGTCGTTGCGCGCGCGCCGTTTGCCGGGCGATGGTGCGCAGGACGACGGGATCGCGGACGGGAGGGACATCTGATGGAAATCGTGTTCGCCATCGCCGTGGGCGTGACCTTCGGTTCCGGCATCTGGCTGATCCTGCGCCCGCGGACGTTCCAGCTCATCACCGGTCTGCTGCTGATGTCCTATGCGGTCAATCTGTTCATTTTCGGCATGGGTCGCCTGTGGGTGGATCGGCCGCCGATCACGCCAAACGCTTCTATCGACCCCTTGCAGTATGCCGACCCGCTGCCGCAAGGGCTGGTGCTGACGGCGATCGTGATCGGCTTTGCGACCACCGCACTGTACCTGGTGATGATGATCGGGGCACGCGGCCTCACCGGCAGTGACCACGTCGATGGCGAGGAACCCCGCGAATGAGCCCGATGTCGTGGTGGGACCATCTGATCGTGTTACCCGTCCTGCTGCCCTTGGTCGCAGGGGCGCTGCTGATCCCGGTCAATCAGAAGCATCATCAGCTCAAGTTCGGCTGCACCGCCGTGGTCAGCATACTGTTGTGGGTGATGGCGGTGGCGCTGTTGCTGCTGGTCGATGGCGAGCACTGGCCGAAGGGGATTGGCGTCTATCTGGCCGCCAACTGGGCAGCCCCGTTCGGGATCGCGCTGATGGTCGACCGACTCGCCGCGCTGATGCTGGTGCTGACGGCGACCATCGCCCTCGCCGTGCTGGTCTTCTCCGCCCAGCGTTGGGGCCGGGTCGGCGTGCATTTCCACTCTTTGTTCCTCTTCCTGCTGATGGGGCTCAACGGCGCCTTCCTGACCAACGACCTGTTTAACCTGTTCGTTTTCTTCGAGGTCATGCTCGCCGCCTCGTACGGACTGGTGCTGCACGGCTACAACCTGAACCGCATCCGGGCCGGCATGCAATACATCGCCGTCAACCTGATCGCTTCCTTCATGTTCCTGATCGGTGTGGCGCTGATCTACGCTGCAACGGGCACGCTCAACATCGCCGACCTCGCCACCCGGGTAACGATGCTCCGGCCGGAGGATTCCTATCTGCTGGGCATCGGCGCGAGCGTGCTGGCCCTGGCCTTCCTGACCAAGGGGGCGATGTGGCCGCTCGGCTTCTGGCTACCAAGCACCTACGCGTCGGCGTGTCCGCCGGTTGCGGCGATACTGGTGGTGATGACCAAGGTCGGCGTGTATGCGGTGCTGCGGGTGTGGCTGGCCGTGTTTGGCGATTCGGCCGGCGCGCTCGCCGGTTTCGGCTTGATAGCGCTCACCGTCGGCGGCATGGCCACACTCGTGTTCGGCACCATCGGCATGCTCGCCAGTCAGGACGGCGCGCGCATGGCCGGGTACGGCGCGATCATCTCCTCGGGCACGCTGTTGGCCGTGATCGGGCAGGCCGGCGGCGCCGTGCTCGCGGCGGGGCTGTATTACCTGGTGGGTGCGACGCTGGCGATGTCCGCCTTCATGCTCCTGCTCGAACTCACCGAGCGCATACGCCCGCCGGGCGCCTCCCTGCTGGCCGTGACGATGGAGGCGTTTGCGATCGACGACAAACCGGAGGATCCGGT
It contains:
- a CDS encoding monovalent cation/H+ antiporter subunit A, translating into MLLASLILVPFAGSLLAALMPENARNREAWLAFAVTACGLLVAGLLYPAVSAGKVLREEFAWLPSHGLNLMLRVDGLAWVFTMLVLSIGLLVVLYARYYMSPKDPVPRFFSFLLAFMGSMLGVVLSGNLVQLVVFWELTSLTSFLLIGYWHHRADARRGARMALTVTATGGLCLLAGVLVLGHIVGSYDLDEVLAAGERIRAHELYRVALVLIALGALTKSAQFPFHFWLPHAMAAPTPVSSYLHSATMVKAGVFLLVRLWPALAGTAEWNWIIGGAGVCTLLIGAFIAIFQHDLKGLLAYSTISHLGLITVLIGIGTPLAIVAAIFHILNHATFKASLFMTAGIIDHETGTRDLRVLRGLRHQLPVTTALAIVSSAAMAGVPLLNGFLSKEMFFAETALVGGDEHWWMSIAAVGMGMFSVAYSLRFISIFFGTPTVAFPREPHEPPRSMRFPVELLVVVCLMVGIMPNVSIGPILHLAVTATLGASTPEYDLAPWHGLNLPLLMSVIALSGGVVLYVVLRRYFNLRQREQVPLIYRFNGAQAYESSMMFLTRSAQWLLHHLGTARLQPQLLMMMLAMLVIPPLLVGTPRVWTEIPLHEPDPLFAAIWVIGCACALAGAWMAKYHRLAALILIGGTGIVTAATFLWLSAPDLALTQLMVETVTTVLILLGLRWLPPRIEPKVLHLTIPRSVWMRRSRDMVVAVVGGLVMALLTYAVLVHPAPATIADFFLLRALSEGGGSNVVNVLLVDFRSFDTLGEITVLSVVALTVYALLRRFRPAADSASVPAQQRNTADPASRQAPAEQANRGYLLVAGIYLRMLLPFIGVIAAYFFMRGHNLPGGGFVAGLIFAVAILVQYMLAGTVWVESHLQLRPHRWLGFGLLLACATGLGAWAFGHPFLTTHTAHVDWPLLGELHLPSAFVFDLGVFAVVVGTTMLMLVALAHQSLRARRLPGDGAQDDGIADGRDI
- a CDS encoding Na+/H+ antiporter subunit C, translated to MEIVFAIAVGVTFGSGIWLILRPRTFQLITGLLLMSYAVNLFIFGMGRLWVDRPPITPNASIDPLQYADPLPQGLVLTAIVIGFATTALYLVMMIGARGLTGSDHVDGEEPRE
- a CDS encoding monovalent cation/H+ antiporter subunit D, producing MSPMSWWDHLIVLPVLLPLVAGALLIPVNQKHHQLKFGCTAVVSILLWVMAVALLLLVDGEHWPKGIGVYLAANWAAPFGIALMVDRLAALMLVLTATIALAVLVFSAQRWGRVGVHFHSLFLFLLMGLNGAFLTNDLFNLFVFFEVMLAASYGLVLHGYNLNRIRAGMQYIAVNLIASFMFLIGVALIYAATGTLNIADLATRVTMLRPEDSYLLGIGASVLALAFLTKGAMWPLGFWLPSTYASACPPVAAILVVMTKVGVYAVLRVWLAVFGDSAGALAGFGLIALTVGGMATLVFGTIGMLASQDGARMAGYGAIISSGTLLAVIGQAGGAVLAAGLYYLVGATLAMSAFMLLLELTERIRPPGASLLAVTMEAFAIDDKPEDPVGVVIPGTLAILGLSFVGCALVISGMPPLSGFVAKFSLFHALLDSSPPGSGGVTPTTWLLIALIVLAGLASIIALMRLGVRTFWASAAVTPPSLLASEVAPVTTLVVLCVVLTIHADTAFDYLNRTVDGLKRVGDYSERVLGQSPVTRAAAAGGSR